One segment of Hemibagrus wyckioides isolate EC202008001 linkage group LG05, SWU_Hwy_1.0, whole genome shotgun sequence DNA contains the following:
- the ift81 gene encoding intraflagellar transport protein 81 homolog, whose product MSEQLKFIVEQLNREPFKKNFNLITFDSLEPMQLLQVLNDVLAEIDSKQALDIREEMPEQTVKRMFTLLGMLKYKPAGGFSDVSSFRQGLVTGSKPVVHPILHWLLQRVPELKKRAYLARFLVKLDVPTEFLADEVISEVYHQYEELVEGFKNYHKECEQLRNFGLSAAEIRRDISAMEEEKDQLIKRVERLRKRVESVSNHQRMLEVASQLRVEKEREESLAHQKQEQKNQLFQAEQRRQRCQLQLKDLRQAAADAKPESLVKRLEEEIKFNSYMASDKLPKELERIRSKVRYLQKVASEPAMGHAELDELEEKIKELNQMNQAMEKKMTRTDPMDDNLTLYRQQASIIARKKEAKAEELQESREEMNAITRELNAKSQAVGQGGVEIIRSDEFKKYVAKMRGKNIVYKKKRQEMAELKTEFGILQRTEEVLRQRHTATQQHLQSLEAQRGISGFSETQEELERVSAIKSELDELKGRRLDNMSEMVKKINSAISEKKTALSPLIKELRPLRQECQELSQEYEEKKGLYDTCSAGLESNRSKLEQEVRTLREETSQGENLYHQINCMREITEIQMQRAADEMKIYVSSDPQTRKKSIREQYIKNIAEQESLGKKLREEQKQVKESHGPNMKQVRMWKDLEQLLECKKQCNLRAQSQASIGQVIQESGEDRLIL is encoded by the exons atgagtgaACAGCTGAAGTTCATCGTGGAGCAGCTGAACCGAGAGCCATTCAAGAAGAACTTTAATTTAATCACTTTTGACTCTCTCGAGCCGATGCAGCTTCTGCAGGTCCTCAATGATGTTTTGGCTGAAATTGACTCAAAG CAAGCCCTTGATATCCGAGAAGAAATGCCTGAGCAGACGGTGAAAAGGATGTTCACTCTGTTGGGGATGTTGAAATACAAACCAGCTGGAGGCTTCTCTGATGT GAGCAGTTTTCGGCAGGGTCTGGTGACGGGCAGTAAGCCGGTGGTGCACCCCATCCTGCACTGGCTGCTGCAGAGAGTTCCTGAGCTGAAGAAGAGGGCCTATCTGGCTCGCTTTCTCGTCAAGCTAGACGTGCCCACCGAGTTCCTTGCTGATGAGGTCATCTCAGAAGTCTACCACCAG TATGAAGAGTTGGTAGAGGGATTCAAGAATTACCATAAGGAGTGTGAACAGCTAAGGAACTTTGGACTTTCTGCAGCTGAGATTCGACGA GACATTTCAGCtatggaggaagagaaggatCAGCTGATTAAAAGAGTGGAACGTCTGAGAAAGCGG GTGGAGTCTGTGTCTAACCATCAGCGCATGCTAGAAGTGGCCAGCCAGCTTCGGgtggaaaaggaaagagaggaatCTCTGGCTCATCAGAAACAAGAGCAAAAGAACCAG CTGTTCCAGGCTGAACAGAGAAGGCAGAGGTGTCAGCTCCAGCTGAAAGACTTGCGACAGGCAGCAGCAGATGCCAAGCCTGAGA GCCTGGTGAAGAGACTGGAGGAGGAGATTAAGTTCAACTCCTACATGGCATCAGACAAGCTGCCCAAAGAGTTGGAGCGCATCCGAAGCAAAGTGCGCTACCTGCAGAAGGTGGCGTCCGAGCCGGCCATGGGCCATGCCGAGCTTGATGAGCTGGAAGAGAAG ATTAAAGAGCTAAATCAGATGAACCAGGCGATGGAGAAGAAGATGACCAGGACTGACCCAATGGATGATAATCTCACTCTTTATAGACAGCAG GCCTCCATCATCGCGCGTAAGAAGGAGGCGAAGGCAGAGGAGCTTCAGGAGTCCAGGGAGGAGATGAACGCCATCACAAGAGAGCTTAACGCTAAGAGTCAGGCTGTTGGACAGGGAGGAGTCGAGATCATCCGCTCAGACGAG TTTAAGAAGTACGTTGCCAAGATGCGTGGCAAGAACATCGTTTATAAGAAGAAGCGTCAGGAGATGGCAGAGCTGAAGACTGAGTTTGGCATTCTACAGAGGACGGAGGAGGTCCTTCGCCAGCgccacactgctacacaacagcACCTG caatcCCTGGAGGCTCAGAGAGGGATCTCGGGCTTCAGCGAGACACAGGAGGAACTGGAGAGAGTCTCTGCTATCAAAAGTGAATTGGATGAGCTGAAGGGGCGCAGGTTGGACAACATGTCTGAGATG GTGAAGAAGATCAATTCAGCAATATCAGAGAAGAAGACGGCTCTCTCTCCATTAATAAAGGAGCTGAGGCCACTTCGCCAGGAGTGCCAG GAGCTTTCTCAGGAATATGAAGAGAAAAAAGGTCTGTATGACACTTGCTCTGCTGGATTGGAAAGCAACAGATCCAAACTGGAGCAG GAGGTCAGGACCCTGAGAGAGGAGACATCACAAGGAGAAAACCTCTATCACCAAATCAACTGTATGAGAGAG ATCACTGAGATTCAAATGCAGCGGGCAGCGGATGAAATGAAGATCTATGTgtcctcagaccctcagacacGGAAAAAGTCCATTAG GGAGCAGTATATCAAGAACATTGCAGAGCAGGAATCTTTGGGCAAG